Genomic window (Methanoculleus thermophilus):
CCAGGGTCAGGATATCTGAGCCGGTGGAGACGTCGCTCTGGTAGACCGCCTCGATCGCCCGTCGCCCGTAGGCGCCAAACGCGCTCGCCGACCCGGCGGCCGGGAAGACCGCATCCTTCCCGGCCCGGAGCTCCGAAAGCAGCCGGAGGATCTCCCCGGGGTCGTGCTGGCCGTCAGCGTCGATGATGACGAGCTCCTCGACGCCCATCCCGCGGGCGGTCGAGAAGATCGTCTGGAGCGCCCCGCCGTAGCCCCGGTTGGTTGCATGGCGGACGACGATCGCCCCGAGCGCCTCGGCGATCGCGACGGTCTCGTCCGTCGAGCCGTCGTCGACGACGAGGACGGCGTCGGCATGCCGCCGGGCGCCGACGATGGTCTTTGCGATGTAGGCCTCCTCGTTGTAGGCGGGCATCGCAACGAGGGTCCGGACGGCACGCCGAACCCCCACAAGAGCATCGACGAGGAGGGGTGCGTCGTCGTCTTCGAG
Coding sequences:
- a CDS encoding glycosyltransferase family 2 protein; the encoded protein is LEDDDAPLLVDALVGVRRAVRTLVAMPAYNEEAYIAKTIVGARRHADAVLVVDDGSTDETVAIAEALGAIVVRHATNRGYGGALQTIFSTARGMGVEELVIIDADGQHDPGEILRLLSELRAGKDAVFPAAGSASAFGAYGRRAIEAVYQSDVSTGSDILTLVHDHHLKVAGAEREGAQTREPRYRGRRIAVVVPAYNEE